The following are from one region of the Gloeomargarita lithophora Alchichica-D10 genome:
- a CDS encoding Hpt domain-containing protein yields the protein MDAEQQKRILGYFLQEAQEHLATLHQAVVAMAQPLGDPDQVSDWFRAAHSIKGGAAMLGLPALQQVALRLEDGLKILRDQGVERQVSPSPEVVALFGQGLGALEGLVTHLEREGVIPFELGQQVVIDHEPVFIQLEALLQILVQGEGMMAAWDATLPDGELLGVEVPVGMDVLSDGVVAADEELNLVELFASLDAQAVVPEAVADVSVVPTNTPQELASLAELFSLAPEEGGGEFSAAAAESPGGEQTVEDLGALADLFALGDEESMASDPEAFDFLGAGVDGEALALAALSELEPFPGLDAPGFEVGADLGEFDFESLATTELGESFASFEATELSDLSAADEALNLGFEETLTDIPALDFSGESDGDLGEFDFESLATTEFSESFASFEATELSDLSALDEELNLGFEETLAEIPALDFSGESGGDLGEFDFESLATTEFSESFASFEATELSDLSALDEELNLGFEETLTD from the coding sequence ATGGATGCCGAGCAACAAAAACGGATTCTGGGATATTTCCTACAGGAAGCCCAAGAGCATCTGGCTACCCTTCATCAGGCGGTGGTGGCGATGGCGCAGCCCTTGGGGGATCCCGATCAGGTCAGTGATTGGTTCCGGGCTGCCCATTCCATCAAAGGGGGAGCGGCCATGTTGGGTTTGCCGGCCCTGCAACAGGTGGCACTCCGGTTGGAGGATGGTCTGAAAATTCTGCGGGATCAGGGGGTGGAGCGGCAGGTAAGTCCTAGTCCTGAGGTGGTGGCACTGTTTGGGCAAGGGCTGGGGGCTTTGGAGGGGTTAGTCACGCATTTAGAGCGAGAGGGGGTGATTCCCTTTGAGCTGGGACAGCAGGTGGTGATTGACCATGAACCGGTTTTTATCCAACTGGAAGCCTTGTTACAAATTTTGGTGCAGGGGGAGGGGATGATGGCCGCTTGGGATGCCACCCTGCCCGATGGGGAACTCTTGGGTGTGGAAGTGCCCGTGGGGATGGATGTGCTATCCGATGGGGTGGTCGCAGCGGATGAGGAGCTTAATTTAGTGGAATTGTTTGCCAGTCTGGATGCCCAGGCGGTGGTTCCCGAAGCGGTGGCGGATGTGTCCGTGGTACCGACCAATACACCGCAGGAGTTGGCTTCCCTGGCGGAATTATTTTCCCTGGCTCCTGAAGAGGGGGGTGGCGAATTTTCAGCGGCGGCGGCGGAGTCCCCCGGCGGTGAACAAACCGTTGAAGATTTGGGTGCCCTGGCGGATTTATTTGCCTTGGGGGATGAGGAGTCCATGGCGAGTGACCCGGAAGCCTTTGACTTTTTGGGTGCTGGGGTGGATGGGGAAGCCCTGGCACTGGCAGCCTTGTCTGAGTTGGAGCCTTTTCCCGGTCTGGATGCACCTGGATTTGAGGTTGGTGCTGATTTGGGTGAGTTTGATTTTGAGTCGTTGGCAACCACGGAATTGGGCGAATCATTTGCATCCTTTGAAGCCACAGAATTAAGCGATTTGAGTGCAGCGGATGAGGCATTGAACCTGGGTTTTGAGGAAACATTAACCGACATTCCGGCTTTAGATTTCAGCGGTGAATCGGACGGGGATTTAGGTGAATTTGATTTTGAATCGTTGGCAACCACGGAATTTAGCGAATCATTTGCATCTTTTGAAGCCACAGAATTAAGCGATTTGAGCGCATTGGATGAGGAATTGAACCTGGGTTTTGAGGAAACATTAGCTGAAATTCCGGCTTTAGATTTCAGCGGTGAATCGGGCGGGGATTTGGGTGAATTTGATTTTGAATCGTTGGCAACCACGGAATTTAGCGAATCATTTGCATCTTTTGAAGCCACAGAATTAAGCGATTTGAGCGCATTGGATGAGGAATTGAACCTGGGTTTTGAGGAAACATTAACCGACA
- a CDS encoding TlyA family RNA methyltransferase yields the protein MKARLDTLLVTLELCPTRQRAQRVIQAGWVQVNQRVVDKPGTLVPVDSCITLHARPPYVSRGGEKLAHALRTFNLTVTNRVALDGGISTGGFTDCLLQNGARLVYGVDVGYGQVAWELRQDSRVRLLERTNLRYLQPQQIYQQPDPWPDLGVVDVAFISVTKVLPALWKLLAPPREAVILVKPQFEVGRGHIHKGGVVRDVQAQGQAILSVAESAAGLGWQVQGLTRSPLTGPAGNCEYLLWLGTRAEPIPPGAWVALVARVTASHANG from the coding sequence TTGAAAGCACGGCTGGATACCCTGCTGGTTACCCTGGAACTTTGCCCCACCCGGCAACGGGCGCAGCGGGTGATCCAGGCGGGTTGGGTGCAGGTCAATCAACGGGTGGTGGACAAACCCGGAACCCTGGTGCCCGTTGACAGTTGCATTACCCTGCACGCCCGTCCCCCCTACGTCTCGCGGGGTGGGGAGAAGCTCGCCCATGCCCTGCGGACGTTTAACCTGACGGTGACCAACCGGGTGGCACTGGATGGGGGGATTTCCACCGGCGGCTTTACCGATTGTTTATTACAAAATGGTGCCCGGTTGGTTTATGGGGTGGACGTGGGCTATGGGCAGGTGGCCTGGGAATTGCGCCAAGACTCCAGGGTACGATTGCTGGAACGCACCAATTTACGCTATCTGCAACCGCAACAAATTTACCAACAGCCTGACCCCTGGCCGGATTTAGGGGTGGTGGATGTGGCGTTTATTTCTGTTACCAAGGTTTTACCAGCACTGTGGAAGTTATTAGCTCCGCCCCGGGAGGCAGTGATCCTGGTCAAACCCCAATTTGAGGTGGGGCGGGGGCACATTCACAAAGGCGGTGTTGTCCGGGATGTCCAGGCGCAGGGGCAGGCGATTCTCAGCGTGGCTGAAAGTGCGGCAGGTTTAGGCTGGCAGGTGCAGGGGCTGACCCGCTCTCCGCTTACCGGCCCGGCGGGAAATTGCGAGTATCTCCTATGGTTAGGCACAAGGGCTGAACCCATCCCACCTGGCGCCTGGGTGGCTCTGGTTGCCCGGGTGACCGCATCCCATGCAAATGGATGA
- a CDS encoding carbon dioxide-concentrating mechanism protein — MPNSASTATQPLTQLHLGTQQPAHPYQSMALGLVATQSFPAMVGTADMMLKSAGVHLVGYEKTGGGYCTAVVRGDIASVRLAVQAGVETAETFGQLVSSLVLPRPLANLEQILPISPSMAVLARLGTPDPEGGQAVGLLETRGFPALVGAADAMLKAADVHLVGYDQIGAGLCTIVLRGRVADVTIAIDAGMDAASRIGELHAIMVIPRPLEDLVHTLPQAICPVQELQPLHLPLAMTQRVGELVEVTASEG, encoded by the coding sequence ATGCCTAACTCTGCCTCAACCGCGACCCAACCCCTGACCCAGTTGCACTTGGGCACCCAGCAACCTGCCCATCCCTATCAGTCTATGGCTTTGGGGTTGGTGGCGACCCAAAGTTTCCCGGCGATGGTCGGTACGGCAGACATGATGCTCAAATCCGCCGGGGTGCATCTGGTGGGCTACGAGAAAACCGGCGGCGGTTATTGTACCGCAGTGGTGCGGGGGGATATTGCCTCGGTGCGCTTGGCGGTGCAAGCCGGGGTGGAAACCGCAGAAACCTTTGGTCAGTTGGTTTCCAGTTTGGTGTTACCCCGCCCCTTGGCTAATTTGGAACAGATTTTGCCCATCAGCCCCAGCATGGCCGTCCTCGCTCGCCTGGGTACCCCCGACCCGGAGGGGGGTCAGGCGGTGGGACTGTTGGAAACCCGGGGTTTTCCGGCTCTGGTGGGTGCCGCCGATGCCATGCTCAAGGCCGCCGATGTGCATCTGGTGGGCTATGACCAGATTGGGGCGGGGCTATGTACGATTGTTTTGCGGGGGCGGGTGGCGGACGTGACCATTGCCATTGATGCGGGGATGGATGCGGCCAGCCGGATTGGGGAATTGCACGCCATTATGGTTATCCCCCGTCCCTTGGAGGATTTGGTGCATACCTTGCCCCAGGCCATTTGTCCGGTGCAGGAATTGCAACCTTTGCACTTGCCCCTGGCGATGACCCAACGGGTGGGAGAACTGGTGGAAGTCACCGCCAGCGAGGGTTGA
- a CDS encoding methyl-accepting chemotaxis protein, with amino-acid sequence MATSNYLSDYERATSAYVTGDYAEAATIADTLLRQYDEMPNLHLLRGHIYLCSQDYAQAREQYQRVLVLTDDPELVEYAQNGISDVNQYLASQPVEEDFTAPISMNGGGGDNPFALGDLDEGGGSPPETWVFAEPSAANNPFTAAANPFEDAESSEPETAFNPFATPEDLLAEESAAAHGGGDHTLIMGSSFPGIPSFPDESDDFGQDDPETAALDQGDTLLMDLGSRQSSPSWAEPAAEPGLFSFQPTPSAFDDDPLTGGTPRSRLENTDALNVAPPVASPATRPSLKNSPAPTPNVVVPMAPMRKPAAGGLPKSVLTGVVVAVLAGGAAFAVPKPLGAVLAAVLGGGAAVALGGAGGGVKSQRVRQFSEELRLSCEALGRGEFQSSLSVVGQDDFTEAAGAFNQMLTQIRERFKELQDKAEEVERSREDLQRQVIRLLDDVEGAARGDLTVQAEVSADILGAVADSFNLIIQNIRQIVQQVKTSSLQVGRGATDSEFFARELSSNALRQAQELAGTLNSVQMMTDSIQRVAESAREAAEVARKASETALRGGEAVDQTVSGIQSIRESVAETTRKVKRLAESSQEINKIVNAIGQIAQRTNLLALNASIEAAKAGEAGRGFAIVADEVRQLADRTSRSSKEIEQIVLQIQSETGLVMTAMEEGTQEVIRGTRVAEQAKRSLEEIIQVSRQIDTLVQSITADTVRQTEVSRNVTQVMQSVELTAQETSQESQRVSVSLQNLAEVSRGLQSSVERFRLGTTEPL; translated from the coding sequence ATGGCAACCAGTAATTATCTCAGTGATTATGAGCGTGCCACCAGTGCCTATGTCACGGGTGATTATGCTGAGGCGGCCACAATTGCCGATACCCTGCTCCGGCAGTACGATGAAATGCCCAATCTGCATCTCCTGCGGGGGCATATTTATCTATGTTCCCAGGATTATGCCCAGGCGCGGGAACAATACCAACGGGTTTTGGTGTTGACCGATGACCCAGAACTGGTGGAATATGCCCAGAATGGCATCAGCGATGTCAATCAGTATTTGGCCAGTCAGCCGGTGGAGGAGGACTTTACCGCTCCGATTAGCATGAATGGGGGTGGGGGAGACAACCCCTTTGCCCTGGGGGATTTGGATGAGGGGGGGGGTTCCCCGCCGGAAACCTGGGTATTTGCCGAGCCGTCTGCAGCCAATAATCCCTTTACGGCGGCGGCGAATCCCTTTGAGGATGCCGAAAGTTCGGAGCCAGAAACTGCCTTTAACCCCTTTGCGACCCCGGAAGACCTGTTGGCAGAGGAATCGGCGGCCGCTCATGGGGGGGGGGATCACACCCTGATTATGGGGTCTTCTTTCCCAGGTATCCCTTCCTTTCCCGATGAGTCAGACGATTTTGGGCAGGATGACCCGGAGACGGCGGCCTTAGACCAGGGGGATACCCTGCTGATGGATTTGGGGAGTCGCCAGAGTAGCCCCAGTTGGGCAGAACCGGCGGCGGAACCGGGTTTATTTAGCTTTCAACCCACCCCATCTGCTTTTGATGATGACCCACTGACCGGGGGAACCCCCCGTTCCCGGTTGGAAAATACGGATGCTCTGAATGTGGCACCCCCGGTTGCATCCCCGGCGACTCGCCCCAGTTTGAAAAACAGCCCGGCACCGACCCCCAATGTGGTGGTACCCATGGCACCGATGCGTAAACCGGCGGCGGGGGGCTTGCCCAAGTCCGTACTCACTGGGGTAGTGGTGGCGGTCTTGGCTGGGGGAGCGGCTTTTGCGGTACCGAAACCCTTGGGTGCGGTTTTGGCCGCTGTGCTGGGGGGGGGAGCCGCCGTTGCCCTAGGGGGTGCGGGGGGTGGGGTGAAATCCCAACGGGTGCGTCAGTTTTCCGAAGAGTTGCGCTTGAGTTGCGAAGCCTTGGGGCGGGGGGAATTTCAGTCTTCCTTGAGCGTGGTCGGCCAGGATGATTTTACCGAAGCCGCCGGTGCCTTTAACCAGATGCTGACCCAAATTCGGGAGCGATTCAAAGAATTGCAGGACAAGGCGGAAGAAGTGGAGCGTTCCCGAGAGGATTTACAACGGCAGGTGATCCGGCTGCTGGATGACGTGGAAGGGGCGGCACGGGGGGACTTGACCGTACAAGCCGAGGTATCGGCGGATATTTTGGGAGCCGTAGCCGACTCGTTTAACCTGATCATTCAAAACATCCGCCAGATTGTGCAACAGGTGAAAACTTCGTCCTTGCAGGTGGGACGGGGGGCAACGGACAGTGAGTTTTTTGCGCGGGAATTGTCCTCCAATGCCCTGCGTCAAGCCCAGGAATTGGCGGGTACCTTGAACTCGGTGCAAATGATGACCGATTCGATTCAACGGGTGGCCGAAAGTGCCCGGGAAGCCGCCGAGGTGGCACGCAAAGCCTCCGAAACCGCCCTACGGGGTGGGGAAGCGGTGGATCAGACCGTGTCCGGGATTCAGAGCATCCGGGAGTCGGTGGCGGAAACCACCCGCAAGGTGAAGCGGTTGGCGGAGTCCTCCCAGGAGATTAACAAGATCGTGAATGCCATTGGTCAGATTGCCCAGCGGACGAACCTGTTGGCTCTCAATGCTAGTATTGAGGCGGCCAAGGCGGGGGAAGCGGGTCGGGGGTTTGCGATTGTGGCGGACGAGGTGCGGCAGTTGGCGGATCGTACCAGTCGTTCTTCCAAGGAAATTGAGCAAATCGTGTTGCAGATTCAGAGTGAGACTGGCCTGGTGATGACCGCTATGGAAGAAGGCACCCAGGAGGTGATTCGGGGGACACGGGTGGCGGAGCAGGCCAAACGCTCTTTGGAGGAAATTATTCAGGTGTCGCGACAGATTGATACTTTGGTGCAATCTATTACGGCGGATACGGTGCGGCAGACCGAGGTATCCCGGAACGTGACCCAGGTGATGCAGTCGGTGGAATTGACCGCCCAGGAAACCTCCCAGGAATCCCAACGGGTTTCCGTGTCGCTCCAGAATCTTGCTGAAGTGTCCCGAGGTTTGCAGTCCTCGGTGGAACGGTTCCGTTTAGGTACGACCGAACCCCTTTAA
- the apcB gene encoding allophycocyanin subunit beta, whose amino-acid sequence MQDAITSLISRYDVAGRYFDRNGIDRLQSYFDTGMARIQVAQMINGDAANLVRTAASQLFTEQPELIRPGGNAYTTRRYATCLRDMEYFLRYATYALVAGNTDVLDERVLEGLRETYNSLGVPLGPSVRGIQNLKEQVQAMATQAGIGGDFISEPFDHLTQGLSEQDV is encoded by the coding sequence ATGCAAGATGCCATTACCAGTTTGATCTCCCGTTACGATGTGGCCGGACGTTACTTTGACCGGAATGGAATTGACCGTTTGCAAAGCTATTTTGATACGGGAATGGCCCGGATTCAGGTGGCGCAGATGATCAATGGGGATGCGGCCAATCTGGTACGCACGGCGGCCTCCCAACTGTTTACGGAACAGCCCGAGTTGATCCGTCCGGGGGGCAATGCCTATACCACCCGCCGCTATGCCACCTGCTTGCGGGATATGGAATATTTCCTGCGCTATGCCACCTATGCGTTGGTGGCGGGCAATACGGATGTGCTGGATGAGCGGGTCTTAGAAGGTCTGCGGGAAACCTACAATTCCCTGGGGGTACCCCTGGGGCCTTCGGTGCGGGGGATTCAAAACCTGAAAGAGCAGGTGCAGGCGATGGCGACCCAGGCGGGGATTGGGGGGGACTTTATCAGCGAACCCTTTGACCATCTCACCCAAGGCTTGAGCGAACAGGACGTTTAA
- a CDS encoding response regulator transcription factor: MATVLVVEDQRAQREMIVSLLEQDGLRVMAAGDGDEALDLVRGGQIPDLVVMDVVMPRMNGYQLVRQLRDYPQTSQVPVLMCSSKGETFDKHWGLKQGADAYIVKPFEPQDLLGTVRHLLRTPRG; the protein is encoded by the coding sequence ATGGCAACCGTGTTGGTGGTGGAAGACCAAAGGGCACAGCGGGAAATGATCGTTTCTCTGCTGGAGCAGGATGGTTTGCGGGTAATGGCCGCCGGGGATGGGGATGAGGCTTTGGATTTGGTGCGGGGGGGACAGATTCCCGACTTGGTGGTGATGGATGTGGTCATGCCCCGGATGAATGGTTATCAACTGGTGCGGCAGTTGCGGGATTATCCCCAGACCAGCCAAGTGCCGGTGCTGATGTGTTCTTCCAAAGGGGAGACCTTTGACAAGCATTGGGGCTTGAAACAGGGGGCGGATGCTTACATTGTCAAACCCTTTGAACCCCAGGATTTGTTGGGCACCGTGCGACATTTATTGCGAACCCCCCGAGGATAA
- a CDS encoding chemotaxis protein CheW, giving the protein MLDAAAGFFDLEGGGDRPAGDSVGVQGELYLRFVLATGEEFVLPAMGVQEVAGMTPDRISAVPNVPPVVMGAYNWRGQVIWVGDLGQFLGMAPLNTNRAEISVIVVADQGVTCGLAVDRVVGTEFLDPRQLRPPLSPDLVQGNFLVQGEWFLGEGLPVMRLLEPKALVDSRLWFSVA; this is encoded by the coding sequence ATGCTGGATGCCGCTGCTGGTTTTTTTGACCTGGAGGGGGGGGGAGACCGTCCCGCCGGGGATAGTGTCGGGGTGCAGGGAGAACTGTACCTGCGGTTTGTCTTGGCTACGGGGGAAGAATTTGTCCTACCGGCGATGGGCGTACAGGAGGTGGCGGGCATGACCCCCGACCGGATCAGTGCTGTGCCCAATGTACCGCCGGTGGTGATGGGTGCCTACAACTGGCGGGGGCAGGTGATTTGGGTCGGGGATTTGGGGCAGTTTTTGGGGATGGCTCCTTTGAATACCAATCGGGCAGAAATCTCCGTGATTGTGGTGGCGGATCAGGGGGTGACCTGTGGTCTGGCGGTTGACCGGGTGGTGGGTACCGAGTTCCTTGACCCCCGCCAACTCCGCCCGCCCTTGAGTCCAGATTTGGTGCAGGGAAATTTCCTGGTACAGGGGGAGTGGTTCTTGGGGGAGGGACTGCCGGTGATGCGGTTGCTGGAGCCTAAAGCTTTGGTGGATTCCCGCCTCTGGTTTTCCGTGGCCTAG